Proteins encoded by one window of Marixanthomonas sp. SCSIO 43207:
- the tpx gene encoding thiol peroxidase, with protein MAQITLGGNQIETSGKLPQEGEKAPNFKLTAQDMSTKTLEDYKGKRVVLNIFPSIDTNVCATSVRKFNEKATGLQNTEVLCISRDLPFAQKRFVSDEDINNVTNLSDFKTGNFGKEYGLEMISGSLEGLHSRAVVVLDEEGTVIHSQQVPEIGQEPDYLSALKTLL; from the coding sequence ATGGCTCAAATCACTTTAGGCGGAAATCAAATAGAAACGTCAGGAAAACTACCTCAAGAAGGAGAAAAAGCACCAAACTTTAAATTAACAGCGCAAGATATGTCCACAAAAACCCTTGAAGATTACAAAGGAAAACGTGTGGTACTTAATATTTTTCCAAGTATTGACACCAATGTGTGTGCTACTTCAGTAAGAAAATTTAATGAAAAAGCAACCGGCTTACAAAATACAGAGGTATTATGTATTTCAAGAGATCTTCCATTTGCTCAAAAACGTTTTGTAAGTGATGAAGATATCAATAATGTAACCAATTTATCAGATTTTAAAACAGGTAACTTCGGAAAAGAATATGGTTTAGAAATGATAAGTGGTTCACTAGAAGGCTTACATTCTAGAGCTGTGGTTGTATTGGATGAAGAAGGAACCGTAATTCACTCTCAACAAGTTCCTGAAATAGGTCAAGAACCCGATTACCTTTCAGCCTTAAAAACACTTCTATAA
- a CDS encoding co-chaperone YbbN, which produces MLVELKEDSLKQLVEEEQNVVVQYAASWCGNCRLMKPKFKKLSNKVEDFKFVLVDAEKFPESRQMAKVDNLPTFATFKNGTFVNQVQTNKFDPLKELVDEVTSN; this is translated from the coding sequence ATGTTAGTAGAACTTAAAGAAGATAGTCTAAAACAACTGGTTGAAGAAGAGCAAAATGTAGTTGTTCAATACGCAGCTTCTTGGTGCGGAAACTGTAGACTGATGAAACCAAAATTTAAAAAACTTTCAAACAAAGTAGAAGATTTTAAATTCGTTTTGGTTGATGCTGAGAAGTTTCCAGAAAGCAGACAGATGGCCAAAGTAGACAACTTACCTACATTTGCAACTTTCAAAAACGGAACATTTGTTAATCAGGTTCAAACCAATAAATTTGATCCATTAAAAGAATTAGTAGATGAAGTTACCAGTAATTAG
- a CDS encoding peroxiredoxin: protein MSLVGKQFPNITVDAMDEMGDTLQINVLEEAKKNNKKVLLFWYPKDFTYVCPTEIHKFQESLKQFEDKNTMVIGASCDTPEVHFAWLNTPRDNGGIEGVTYPLLADTNRNLSNALGILDIEGESYDEEQDLVTLKGSNVTYRATYLIDEEGKIFHESVNDMPLGRNVNEYLRLVDAYTHVQEKGEVCPANWEEGKEGMIATRDGVATYLQN, encoded by the coding sequence ATGTCATTAGTAGGAAAACAATTTCCAAATATCACAGTAGATGCAATGGACGAGATGGGCGACACCCTTCAAATTAACGTTCTAGAAGAAGCAAAAAAGAATAATAAAAAAGTATTATTATTCTGGTACCCAAAAGATTTTACGTATGTGTGCCCTACTGAAATTCACAAGTTTCAAGAATCACTAAAGCAGTTTGAAGATAAAAATACAATGGTAATTGGTGCTTCTTGTGATACACCAGAAGTTCACTTTGCGTGGTTAAACACTCCTAGAGACAATGGTGGTATAGAAGGTGTTACTTACCCATTATTGGCAGATACCAATAGAAACCTTTCAAACGCATTAGGCATTCTTGATATTGAAGGTGAATCTTATGATGAAGAACAAGATTTAGTAACCTTAAAAGGATCAAACGTAACGTATCGTGCAACATACCTTATTGATGAAGAAGGTAAAATTTTCCACGAAAGTGTAAATGATATGCCATTAGGTCGTAATGTAAACGAATATTTAAGACTGGTAGACGCTTACACACACGTTCAGGAAAAAGGCGAAGTTTGCCCAGCAAACTGGGAAGAAGGTAAAGAAGGAATGATCGCTACACGTGACGGCGTTGCTACCTATTTACAAAATTAA
- the nhaC gene encoding Na+/H+ antiporter NhaC yields the protein MDSQNMESKGTQDEQIVENKELNIWEALIPVFALIGMLAYNVYVYGDDALSGSNQFILLMGAAVAAIVGYFNKVDYKFMIEEVSKNVKSTAGAILILLMVGSLAGTWLLSGIIPTMIYYGLQVLNPTIFLAACVIICAIISVATGSSWTTSATVGIALIGIAEALGISLGMTAGAVLSGAYFGDKLSPLSDTTNLAPAMAGTDLFTHIRYMTLTTVPTIVITILVFVFIGFTLDPEGVADTQSILSSIEASFNVSPWLFIVPILVIGMIVKKTPPLIALLIGTLLGGVFALFFQPDIVASIGGSESLNLTSGYKGVMDAITVDISIPTDNEVLNDLFSAGGMYGMLGTIWLIICAMVFGGIMEAIGALAAISKALLNLFHTTFGLFASTVFTCLGLNFTASDQYLAIVVPGKMYAQAYKDKGLAPENLSRTLEDSGTVTSVLIPWNTCGAYHSGVLGVPVIDYLFYAIFNWLSPFMTLLFAAFRIKIKTLSEPKAA from the coding sequence ATGGACAGCCAAAACATGGAATCTAAAGGAACTCAAGATGAACAGATTGTAGAAAATAAAGAATTGAATATTTGGGAAGCTTTAATCCCTGTTTTTGCTTTAATAGGAATGTTGGCGTACAATGTTTACGTATACGGAGACGATGCATTAAGCGGAAGTAATCAATTTATTTTATTAATGGGTGCTGCCGTAGCGGCGATAGTTGGCTATTTTAATAAGGTTGACTACAAATTCATGATTGAGGAGGTTTCCAAAAATGTAAAGTCTACAGCCGGCGCAATTCTTATATTATTAATGGTAGGTTCGTTAGCCGGGACTTGGTTGTTGAGTGGTATTATTCCTACTATGATTTATTATGGTTTACAAGTTTTAAACCCCACAATTTTTCTAGCAGCTTGTGTTATAATTTGTGCTATCATATCTGTCGCTACAGGAAGTAGTTGGACAACTTCTGCCACAGTTGGTATTGCATTAATAGGAATTGCCGAAGCCCTTGGAATTTCCTTGGGAATGACTGCAGGAGCTGTACTTTCTGGAGCATATTTTGGTGATAAGCTATCTCCCTTGAGTGACACAACCAATCTTGCTCCTGCTATGGCAGGAACCGATTTATTTACGCATATTAGATATATGACCCTTACTACAGTACCTACTATAGTTATAACTATTTTGGTATTTGTATTTATTGGTTTTACATTAGATCCTGAAGGTGTTGCAGACACACAATCAATACTCTCCTCTATAGAAGCTTCTTTTAACGTTAGTCCTTGGCTTTTCATTGTTCCTATTTTGGTTATAGGAATGATTGTTAAAAAAACGCCTCCCCTCATTGCATTATTAATTGGGACACTTTTAGGCGGAGTTTTTGCATTATTTTTTCAACCTGATATAGTTGCTTCAATTGGGGGTTCTGAAAGTTTAAATTTAACTAGCGGCTATAAAGGAGTTATGGATGCAATAACGGTTGATATTTCTATTCCCACAGATAATGAGGTGTTAAATGATTTATTTTCAGCCGGAGGAATGTATGGCATGTTAGGGACAATCTGGTTGATTATTTGCGCTATGGTTTTTGGTGGAATAATGGAAGCTATTGGAGCACTAGCAGCTATTAGTAAAGCATTACTTAACTTATTTCATACTACTTTCGGGCTATTTGCTAGTACCGTGTTTACGTGTTTAGGATTAAATTTTACAGCGAGCGATCAATACTTGGCTATAGTAGTTCCAGGAAAAATGTATGCACAAGCTTATAAAGACAAAGGATTGGCTCCTGAAAACTTATCTAGAACCCTTGAAGATAGCGGTACTGTAACGTCGGTTTTAATTCCGTGGAATACTTGTGGAGCTTATCACAGTGGTGTGCTTGGTGTGCCGGTTATTGATTATCTTTTCTACGCTATTTTTAACTGGCTTAGTCCTTTTATGACTCTATTATTTGCTGCTTTCCGTATAAAAATTAAAACGCTTTCTGAGCCAAAAGCAGCTTAA
- a CDS encoding aminotransferase class I/II-fold pyridoxal phosphate-dependent enzyme translates to MSHSKDFNPADKIQDLQYFGEFGGVNPSISDSSTYTFLSAKTMFDTFEGNAEGCYLYSRHSSPSNLYLGEALAAMEGTETANVAATGMGAIVPTIMQLCYAGDHVVSSRTIYGGTYAFLKNFAPRLDIQTSFVDITNLEAVEASITNKTKVIFCETVSNPLLEVADIEELSKIAKKHGLKLLVDNTFSPLSVSPAKFGADVVLHSLTKFINGSSDTMGGVMCGTQEFINELRNVNDGASMLMGASMDSLRASSILKNLRTLHIRVKQHSKNAMYLAEKFQADGLKTVYPGLTTHPSHEKFKKMMNHEYGYGGMLTVDVGSLDKANELMELMQERNLGYLAVSLGFYKTLFSAPGTSTSSEIPEEEQAEMGLTDGLIRFSIGLDNNIERTYKMMRECMVKVGVL, encoded by the coding sequence ATGTCACATTCAAAAGATTTTAATCCGGCAGATAAAATTCAAGACCTACAATATTTTGGAGAATTTGGAGGAGTTAATCCATCGATTTCAGATTCATCAACCTACACTTTTCTTTCAGCAAAAACCATGTTTGATACATTTGAAGGAAATGCAGAAGGATGTTATTTATATTCACGTCACTCTTCTCCATCAAATTTATATTTAGGCGAAGCCTTAGCCGCTATGGAAGGCACCGAAACAGCAAATGTAGCCGCAACTGGAATGGGTGCCATTGTACCCACTATTATGCAATTGTGCTATGCCGGAGACCACGTAGTATCTAGTAGAACTATTTATGGAGGTACGTATGCTTTCTTGAAAAATTTTGCACCACGCTTAGATATTCAAACTTCTTTTGTAGATATAACAAACCTCGAGGCTGTTGAAGCTTCAATCACAAACAAAACCAAAGTAATTTTCTGTGAAACAGTAAGTAATCCTCTACTAGAAGTTGCAGACATTGAAGAACTTTCAAAAATTGCCAAAAAACACGGTTTAAAGTTATTGGTAGACAATACATTTTCACCTCTTTCTGTTTCTCCTGCAAAATTTGGAGCAGATGTTGTTTTACACAGTTTAACCAAGTTTATAAACGGAAGCAGTGATACAATGGGTGGTGTTATGTGTGGCACACAAGAGTTTATTAACGAATTAAGAAATGTAAATGATGGCGCCAGTATGCTTATGGGAGCTTCTATGGATAGTTTGCGAGCTTCATCTATTTTAAAAAATTTACGGACACTGCATATAAGAGTTAAACAACATAGTAAAAATGCAATGTATCTTGCTGAAAAATTTCAAGCAGATGGCTTAAAAACAGTCTATCCCGGACTAACCACACATCCAAGTCATGAAAAATTTAAAAAAATGATGAATCATGAATATGGTTACGGCGGTATGCTGACAGTAGATGTAGGAAGTTTGGACAAAGCCAATGAGCTTATGGAATTAATGCAAGAAAGAAATCTTGGGTATTTAGCCGTTAGTTTAGGGTTTTACAAGACATTATTTAGTGCTCCCGGCACCTCAACCTCTTCTGAAATACCTGAAGAAGAACAAGCTGAAATGGGACTTACGGATGGATTAATACGTTTTTCAATAGGCTTGGACAATAATATTGAACGTACCTATAAAATGATGCGAGAATGTATGGTGAAGGTTGGAGTTTTGTAA
- a CDS encoding Lrp/AsnC family transcriptional regulator, giving the protein MVLDSKDRALLKMLQHDAKQTNKQLSLQLDLSVTAVYERIKKLEREGVITSYVTLLDKEKVQKGFTVFCHIKLVQHAQDYLTKFEKEVTSLDEVLECFHVSGDYDYLLKVAVKDIKQFRSFMVNKLTTIKHIGSTQSSFSISEVKNTTALHL; this is encoded by the coding sequence ATGGTTTTAGATTCAAAAGATAGAGCATTGTTAAAAATGCTTCAGCACGATGCCAAACAAACAAATAAACAGCTCTCTTTACAGTTAGACTTGTCTGTAACAGCGGTTTATGAACGCATAAAGAAACTAGAGCGTGAAGGAGTTATTACCAGCTATGTTACACTATTAGACAAGGAAAAGGTACAAAAAGGTTTTACTGTTTTTTGTCACATTAAATTGGTACAGCACGCACAAGATTATTTAACCAAGTTTGAGAAAGAAGTAACTAGTCTTGATGAGGTTTTGGAATGTTTTCACGTAAGTGGTGATTATGATTACTTATTAAAAGTTGCAGTGAAGGATATAAAACAGTTTAGATCTTTTATGGTTAATAAACTTACTACTATTAAGCATATAGGAAGTACGCAAAGTTCATTTAGTATTTCTGAAGTAAAAAATACGACTGCGCTGCATTTGTAA
- the lpdA gene encoding dihydrolipoyl dehydrogenase: MSTYDVAVIGSGPGGYVAAIRCAQLGMKTAIIEKYNTLGGTCLNVGCIPSKALLDSSHHYEEAIKHFEDHGIEIPGDVKINFKKMIDRKASVVEQTTKGIDFLMNKNKIDVLTGVGSFKDETHIVVSSEDGDKTIEAKNTIIATGSKPATLPFIEIDKERIITSTEALTLKEIPKHMIVIGGGVIGLELGQVYRRLGAEVSVVEYMDRIIPTMDKGQSKELTKVMKKQGVKFYTSHKVSAVERNKDEVTITATDKKDKEVTFKGDYCLVSVGRRPYTDGLKADNAGVKVNEKGQIEVNDHLQTNIKNIYAIGDVIRGAMLAHKAEEEGVLVAEILAGQKPHINYNLIPSVVYTWPEVASVGKTEEQLKEDKVEYKSGQFPMRALGRSRASGDTDGFIKILADKETDEVLGVHMVGARAADLIAEGVTAMEFRASAEDIASMSHAHPTYAEAVKEAALAATENRPIHS, translated from the coding sequence ATGAGCACCTATGATGTTGCCGTTATCGGTTCAGGTCCCGGAGGATATGTAGCAGCAATTCGTTGCGCACAATTAGGGATGAAAACCGCAATTATTGAAAAATATAATACCCTTGGTGGTACTTGCCTTAACGTAGGCTGTATTCCTAGTAAAGCATTGCTAGATTCTTCACATCATTATGAAGAAGCTATAAAACATTTTGAAGACCATGGAATAGAGATTCCGGGAGATGTAAAAATCAACTTCAAAAAAATGATAGATCGAAAAGCATCAGTTGTAGAACAAACTACAAAAGGAATAGACTTTTTGATGAATAAAAATAAAATTGACGTTCTTACGGGCGTTGGTTCATTTAAAGATGAAACACATATTGTTGTTTCTTCAGAAGATGGTGATAAAACTATTGAAGCAAAAAATACAATTATCGCTACCGGAAGTAAACCTGCAACGCTTCCATTTATTGAAATAGATAAAGAGCGCATCATTACATCTACAGAAGCATTAACGCTTAAAGAAATTCCGAAGCACATGATTGTTATTGGTGGAGGTGTGATTGGCCTAGAGCTTGGTCAAGTATACCGTCGTTTAGGCGCAGAGGTTTCAGTGGTTGAATATATGGATCGTATAATCCCTACAATGGATAAAGGTCAAAGTAAAGAATTAACCAAAGTAATGAAAAAGCAAGGTGTGAAATTTTACACATCTCATAAAGTTTCTGCTGTAGAACGTAATAAAGATGAAGTAACCATCACAGCAACAGACAAAAAGGATAAGGAAGTTACTTTTAAAGGAGATTATTGCTTAGTTTCGGTAGGAAGAAGACCTTATACAGATGGTTTAAAAGCTGATAATGCAGGCGTAAAAGTCAACGAAAAAGGACAAATAGAAGTAAATGACCATTTGCAAACCAATATTAAAAACATTTATGCTATTGGTGATGTAATACGTGGAGCTATGTTAGCCCACAAAGCTGAAGAAGAAGGTGTTTTGGTTGCTGAAATTTTAGCTGGTCAAAAACCGCACATAAACTATAACCTTATACCAAGTGTTGTATATACTTGGCCAGAAGTTGCTTCGGTAGGAAAAACTGAAGAACAATTAAAGGAAGATAAAGTTGAATACAAAAGCGGACAATTTCCTATGCGTGCCTTAGGAAGAAGTCGTGCTAGTGGTGACACAGATGGCTTTATTAAAATTTTGGCCGATAAAGAAACCGATGAGGTGTTAGGTGTTCACATGGTGGGCGCTCGTGCAGCAGATTTAATCGCTGAAGGTGTAACCGCTATGGAGTTTAGAGCTAGCGCAGAAGATATTGCTAGTATGAGTCATGCGCATCCTACATATGCAGAAGCTGTAAAAGAAGCAGCACTTGCAGCAACAGAAAACAGACCAATTCATTCTTAA